The nucleotide window CGCCTACGAGGCCTCGTTCGAAGGGAGCGCACACTGATGTCCGAGACTCTGACCCTAGGTAAGGCCCTGAACCACGGCCTGCGCCGCGCGCTCGAGAACGACCCCAAGGTCGTCATCATGGGCGAGGACGTCGGCAAGCTCGGCGGCGTCTTCCGGATCACCGACGGCCTCCAGAAGGACTTCGGCGACGACCGCGTCATCGACACCCCGCTGGCCGAGGCCGGCATCATCGGCACCGCGGTCGGCCTGGCCATCCGCGGCTACCGGCCGGTCTGCGAGATCCAGTTCGACGGGTTCGTCTTCCCGGCGTACAACCAGATCGTCGCCCAGGTCGCGAAGATGTACTACCGCTCGCGCGGCAACGTCCGGCTGCCGATCGTCATCCGGATCCCGTATGGCGGCGGCATCGGCGCGGTGGAGCACCACTCCGAGTCGCCCGAGGCGTACTTCGCGCACACCCCCGGCCTCAAGGTCGTGACCTGCTCGAACCCGGCCGACGCGTACGGAATGATCCAGCAGTCGATCGACTCCGACGACCCGATCGTGTTCTTCGAGCCGAAGCGCCGCTACTGGGACAAGGGCGAGGTCGACCTCGACGCTCCGGCCTCGTTCCCGCTGCACGCGTCGCGGGTCGCCCGCGAGGGCTCGGACGCCACCGTCATCGCCTACGGCCCGATGGTCAAGACGGCCCTGGACGCGGCGCAGGCCGCGGCCGAGGACGGGCGCACGCTCGAGGTCATCGACCTGCGCACCCTCTCGCCGCTCGACCTGGGCCCGGTGTACGACTCCGTCCGCAAGACGGGCCGTGCCGTTGTCGTGCACGAGGCCCCCGGCAACCTCGGCCTCGGCGCCGAGATCGCCGCCCGGATCACCCAGGAGTGCTTCTACTCCCTCGAGGCGCCGGTCCTGCGGGTCTCGGGCTACGACGTGCCCTACCCGGCCGCGCGCGTCGAGGAGGAGTACCTGCCCGACCTGGACCGGGTGCTCGACGCCGTCGACCGCTCGTTCGGCTGGTGACGGGGATGTCGCGGATCAAGGAGTTCAACCTGCCCGACCTGGGCGAGGGGTTGACCGAGGGCGAGATCCTGACCTGGCTGGTCCAGGTCGGCGAGACGATCGAGCTCAATCAGCCGATCGTCGAGGTGGAGACGGCGAAGGCGGCGGTCGAGATCCCCGCGAAGTGGGCGGGCGTCGTCACGCAGATCTTCCACGAGGCCGGCACGACGGTCGAGGTCGGCTCGCCGATCATCTCGATCGACACCCAGCCCGGCGCGGGCCCGATCCCCTCGGCCGAGTCACTCGCGGCCGTCGAGGTCGCGCCGGCGGAGGGCGCGGTCGAGCCCG belongs to Amorphoplanes digitatis and includes:
- a CDS encoding alpha-ketoacid dehydrogenase subunit beta, with protein sequence MMSETLTLGKALNHGLRRALENDPKVVIMGEDVGKLGGVFRITDGLQKDFGDDRVIDTPLAEAGIIGTAVGLAIRGYRPVCEIQFDGFVFPAYNQIVAQVAKMYYRSRGNVRLPIVIRIPYGGGIGAVEHHSESPEAYFAHTPGLKVVTCSNPADAYGMIQQSIDSDDPIVFFEPKRRYWDKGEVDLDAPASFPLHASRVAREGSDATVIAYGPMVKTALDAAQAAAEDGRTLEVIDLRTLSPLDLGPVYDSVRKTGRAVVVHEAPGNLGLGAEIAARITQECFYSLEAPVLRVSGYDVPYPAARVEEEYLPDLDRVLDAVDRSFGW